Proteins encoded in a region of the Zea mays cultivar B73 chromosome 2, Zm-B73-REFERENCE-NAM-5.0, whole genome shotgun sequence genome:
- the LOC100281857 gene encoding GTPase activating protein, translating into MECLLGLLKVRVVRGVHLAICDPLTHSSDPYVVLRHGKQKVKSSIKYRTINPEWNEELTLSITNMMNPVKIGLFDHDTFTKDDSMGNAEFCILNFVEIAKQDLSDVPDGTVIKTIRPEKGSCLATESHITWKDGKVSQDMVLKLRDTETGELVLHLTWVNIPGVAM; encoded by the exons ATGGAGTGCCTGCTGGGGCTGCTCAAGGTGCGGGTGGTGCGAGGAGTGCACCTGGCAATCTGCGACCCGCTCACCCACAGCAGCGACCCCTACGTCGTCCTCCGCCACGGAAAGCAG AAAGTGAAATCAAGTATAAAATACCGCACGATCAACCCAGAATGGAACGAGGAGCTCACCCTGTCCATCACGAACATGATGAACCCGGTCAAGATT GGACTCTTCGACCACGACACGTTCACCAAGGACGACAGCATGGGCAACGCCGAGTTCTGCATCCTCAACTTCGTGGAGATCGCGAAGCAGGACCTGAGCGACGTCCCCGACGGCACGGTGATAAAGACGATCCGCCCGGAGAAGGGCAGCTGCCTCGCCACCGAGAGCCACATCACGTGGAAGGACGGCAAGGTCTCCCAGGACATGGTGCTCAAGCTCAGGGACACCGAGACCGGAGAGCTCGTCCTGCACCTCACCTGGGTCAACATCCCAGGCGTCGCGATGTGA